A genomic stretch from Deltaproteobacteria bacterium includes:
- the cdaA gene encoding diadenylate cyclase CdaA, with the protein MVGGLLSIGAIDVLDILLVAFIIYWVLLFIRGTRAVQMLFGLLILMVMYVVAKKAGMVTFQWLVGNFLENLLVVLVVVFQSEIRRGLARIGQWRLFGGRGSVPDPDVIDQIAQSAFLLAGERTGAILLLEREMGLEELVEHGKKLDALFSYELAASIFSTSSPVHDGAVVIRHNRIAAAGVILPIPAESVETRGMGTRHRAAFGVASETDAVAVVVSEETGNVTVFSNRSANRTETVQQLRDTLGLLFR; encoded by the coding sequence CTGGGTCCTTCTGTTCATCCGGGGGACGCGGGCCGTCCAGATGCTCTTCGGCCTGCTGATCCTGATGGTGATGTACGTCGTCGCCAAGAAGGCCGGGATGGTCACCTTCCAATGGCTGGTCGGCAACTTCCTCGAAAACCTGCTCGTGGTCCTGGTGGTCGTCTTCCAGAGCGAGATCCGCCGCGGGCTCGCCAGGATCGGTCAGTGGCGTCTCTTCGGTGGGAGGGGAAGCGTCCCCGACCCGGACGTGATCGATCAGATCGCCCAAAGCGCCTTCCTGCTGGCGGGGGAGCGCACCGGCGCGATCCTGCTCCTGGAGCGCGAGATGGGGCTCGAGGAACTCGTCGAGCACGGCAAAAAGCTCGACGCGCTCTTCTCCTACGAACTGGCCGCCTCGATTTTCTCGACGAGCTCGCCGGTGCACGACGGGGCGGTGGTGATCCGCCACAACCGGATCGCCGCGGCGGGAGTCATCCTCCCCATCCCGGCCGAATCGGTCGAGACGCGCGGGATGGGCACCCGGCACCGCGCGGCGTTCGGCGTGGCGTCCGAAACGGACGCGGTGGCGGTGGTCGTCTCCGAAGAGACGGGGAACGTCACGGTCTTCTCGAACCGGTCGGCGAACCGCACGGAAACCGTGCAGCAGTTGCGGGACACGCTCGGGCTGCTGTTCCGCA